One genomic region from Jiangella sp. DSM 45060 encodes:
- the dnaB gene encoding replicative DNA helicase codes for MFTKQRRLLEHVYGRPGAGGVCVSVAELPDRREEAPADYGRTPPQDVAAEQSVLGGMLLSKDAIADVVEIIRGNDFYRPAHEAVYEAIIDLYGRGEPADAVTVAAQLQKRGELGRVGGAPYLHTLVSSVPSAANAGFYAEIVRERAMLRRLVEAGTRITQMGYSDDGDADAIVDRAQAEIYAITEKRASDDYHPLSEIMEGTLDEIEAIGSRGGQMVGVPTGFTDLDALTNGLHPGQLIILAARPAVGKALALDTPLPTPTGWTTMGEVRVGDLLIGADGRPTKVVGATEVMADRPCYEVEFSDGTVIVADAQHQWATTTRAARRAASERRPRRFYWPDASVGRACAIARRAETEADRLVTAAEAVAEVGTEFRHAVHGAVQAVGVDVLAARRTGGSARPAEQRVPVYSRRRLLGELAHRVSRPVGSWAAAEHSGIVTTEELAATLRCEGGDGRLNHAVRLAGAFDLPDRDLPLPPYALGVWLGDGHSAAARFTSDDPEIAEEIRREGLRVESADGRLYSLRYPDPAPVAERSCVVCGATFVPKTSQVRTCGRRCGGRVRGLAGVAVAPTCPDCGRPSTGLRRCDACHRHHGTVQAVLRTMGVLGDKHIPRDYLRASIQQRRALLAGLLDTDGYVNANGVVQFAVTNRRLAETTLELVHSLGYRARMTTKRVRGRSEASSTSYCITFTPRDPVFRLGRKLRRQRLGSGPTARMVVDVRPVPSVPVRCVEVDAADHLYLAGRSCIPTHNSTLGLDLARAASIKHGLTSVVYSLEMGRNEITMRLLSAEAKVPLHHMRSGQMTDDDWNRIARSTGEVSSAPLYIDDSPNMTMMEIRAKCRRLKQRNDLRLVIIDYLQLMTSGKRVESRQQEVAEFSRALKLLAKELEVPVIAMSQLNRGPEQRQDKKPMLSDLRESGSIEQDADMVILLHREDAYEKESPRAGEADFIVAKHRNGPTATITVAFQGHYSRFVDMAQ; via the coding sequence ATGTTCACCAAACAGCGGCGGCTGTTAGAACATGTGTATGGACGACCCGGTGCCGGAGGTGTGTGCGTGAGCGTCGCGGAGCTGCCGGATCGCCGGGAGGAGGCCCCGGCCGACTACGGTCGCACGCCACCGCAGGACGTCGCCGCCGAACAGTCGGTGCTGGGCGGCATGCTGCTGTCGAAGGACGCCATCGCCGACGTCGTCGAGATCATCCGCGGCAACGACTTCTACCGCCCGGCGCACGAGGCGGTCTACGAGGCCATCATCGACCTCTATGGCCGCGGCGAGCCCGCCGACGCCGTCACCGTCGCCGCGCAGTTGCAGAAGCGGGGCGAGCTGGGCCGGGTCGGCGGCGCGCCGTACCTGCACACCCTCGTCTCCTCCGTGCCGTCGGCGGCCAACGCCGGCTTCTACGCCGAGATCGTCCGCGAGCGGGCCATGCTCCGCCGCCTCGTCGAGGCCGGCACCCGCATCACCCAGATGGGCTACAGCGACGACGGCGACGCCGACGCCATCGTCGACCGCGCGCAGGCCGAGATCTACGCCATCACCGAGAAGCGGGCGTCCGACGACTACCACCCGCTCTCGGAGATCATGGAGGGCACGCTCGACGAGATCGAGGCCATCGGCTCGCGCGGCGGCCAGATGGTCGGCGTCCCCACCGGCTTCACCGACCTCGACGCTCTGACGAACGGCCTGCACCCCGGCCAGCTGATCATCCTGGCCGCGCGCCCCGCCGTCGGCAAGGCGCTGGCACTGGACACCCCGCTGCCGACACCGACGGGCTGGACCACCATGGGTGAGGTCCGGGTCGGCGACCTTCTCATCGGCGCCGACGGCCGGCCCACCAAGGTCGTCGGCGCGACCGAGGTCATGGCCGATCGTCCCTGCTACGAGGTCGAGTTCTCCGACGGCACGGTCATCGTGGCCGATGCCCAGCACCAGTGGGCCACCACCACCCGCGCCGCCCGGCGTGCGGCGAGCGAACGGCGCCCGCGCCGCTTCTACTGGCCGGACGCATCCGTGGGCCGGGCCTGTGCGATCGCGCGGCGGGCCGAGACCGAAGCCGACCGCCTCGTCACCGCGGCCGAGGCCGTCGCCGAGGTCGGCACCGAGTTCCGGCACGCCGTCCACGGCGCGGTCCAGGCGGTCGGCGTCGACGTCCTGGCTGCACGTCGTACCGGCGGGTCGGCACGGCCCGCCGAGCAGCGGGTGCCGGTGTACTCGCGTCGTCGTCTACTCGGCGAGCTCGCGCACCGGGTCTCCCGTCCGGTGGGCAGCTGGGCCGCCGCGGAACACTCGGGCATCGTCACGACGGAGGAGCTGGCCGCCACGCTGCGCTGCGAAGGCGGGGACGGGCGGCTGAACCACGCGGTGCGGCTGGCCGGTGCGTTCGACCTGCCCGACCGCGACCTGCCATTGCCGCCGTACGCCCTCGGCGTCTGGCTCGGCGACGGTCACAGCGCGGCGGCCCGGTTCACCTCCGACGACCCGGAGATCGCTGAGGAGATCCGCCGCGAGGGCCTGCGGGTCGAGTCTGCGGACGGCCGGCTCTACTCGTTGCGGTACCCCGATCCCGCGCCGGTCGCCGAGCGCTCGTGTGTCGTCTGCGGTGCCACGTTCGTGCCCAAGACCAGCCAGGTCCGCACCTGCGGGCGGCGTTGCGGCGGACGGGTCCGCGGGTTGGCCGGCGTCGCCGTGGCGCCGACCTGCCCCGACTGCGGCCGGCCGTCGACCGGGCTGCGGCGCTGCGATGCCTGCCATCGGCACCACGGCACGGTCCAGGCGGTGCTGCGCACCATGGGGGTCCTCGGCGACAAGCACATCCCGCGCGACTACCTCCGAGCCTCGATCCAGCAGCGCCGGGCACTCCTCGCCGGCCTGCTCGACACCGACGGGTACGTCAACGCCAACGGCGTGGTGCAGTTCGCGGTCACCAACCGCCGTCTCGCCGAGACCACGCTCGAGCTCGTCCACTCGCTCGGTTACCGGGCGCGGATGACCACCAAGCGGGTCCGCGGCCGCTCTGAAGCCAGCTCCACGTCGTACTGCATCACCTTCACGCCGCGCGACCCCGTGTTCCGGCTCGGGCGCAAGCTGCGGCGGCAGCGTCTCGGCAGCGGCCCTACGGCACGCATGGTCGTCGACGTCCGTCCCGTTCCCTCCGTTCCCGTCCGCTGCGTCGAGGTCGATGCCGCCGACCACCTCTACCTCGCCGGTCGATCCTGCATCCCCACGCACAACTCGACCCTGGGACTGGACCTCGCCCGGGCGGCGTCCATCAAGCACGGGCTGACGTCGGTCGTGTACTCGCTGGAGATGGGCCGCAACGAGATCACCATGCGACTGCTCTCCGCCGAGGCGAAGGTCCCGCTGCACCACATGCGCTCCGGCCAGATGACCGACGACGACTGGAACCGCATCGCCCGCAGCACCGGCGAGGTGTCCAGCGCACCTCTCTACATCGACGACTCGCCGAACATGACGATGATGGAGATCCGCGCCAAGTGCCGGCGGCTCAAGCAGCGCAACGACCTCCGCCTCGTCATCATCGACTACCTCCAGCTGATGACCAGCGGCAAGCGGGTCGAGAGCCGACAGCAGGAGGTCGCCGAGTTCTCCCGGGCGCTCAAGCTGCTGGCCAAGGAGCTCGAGGTCCCCGTCATCGCGATGAGCCAGCTCAACCGCGGCCCCGAGCAGCGCCAGGACAAGAAGCCCATGCTGTCCGACCTGCGCGAATCCGGCTCGATCGAGCAGGACGCCGACATGGTCATCCTGCTGCATCGCGAGGACGCCTACGAGAAGGAGTCGCCGCGCGCGGGTGAGGCCGACTTCATCGTGGCCAAGCACCGTAACGGCCCCACCGCCACCATCACGGTCGCCTTCCAGGGCCACTACAGCCGCTTCGTCGACATGGCCCAGTGA